In Lachnospiraceae bacterium, the DNA window GGTCTGATCGATATCCATATGCATATTGAAAGCTCTATGACAACACCGGTGGAATTTTCCAGAGTCACACTTCCCTATGGTGTGACTACTGTTGTGGCAGATGCTCATGAAATAGCTAATGTGTTTGGCGTGGAAGGCATAAAAAGCTTTATGAGCCAGAAAACAGAACAGGATATTTTCTGGGCGATCCCTTCCAGCGTACCGGCTACTAATGAAATGTTGGAGACACCGGGAGCCTTTCTTTATCCTGAGGATGCAGCGAAAATAGCTTCGGCTCCGGGGGTGCTCTGCCTGGGAGAGATAATGAACTTTAAGGATCTTTGTGCTGAAGGGTACAGTAAGACAAGGGAGATGATCCGGCTTTGCAGGCAAGCGGCGCCTTTGATGCGTATTGAAGGCCATTGTCCGGGACTTTCCGGGGAAGACTTAAACCGCTTTATCTATGAGGGGGTGGATGCGGACCACACTCAGCAGACAACTCAGACTGTATTAGAAAAAGCGGATCTTGGAATGTTTTTGGAGCTGCAGCTTAAGTCTTTGCGGCCGGAAGTAGTAAAGGTTGTCTGTGATAAGGTATTATATGAAAATGTAGCTCTGGTCACTGATGACACCATGGCAGATAAGCTGGCAGAGAGTCAGTTAAATGGGATTGTAAAGAACGCTGTAGAAGCTGGTATGCCTGTAGAAAAGGCAATCTACTGTGCTACATGGACACCTGCAAGGAGGATGCATTTAGATGACCGGGGAATGATCGCACCGGGAAAGATTGCAGATTTTGCTCTTTTAGAATCTCTTGAAGAAATGCAGCCGGTCATGGTATTTAAAAGTGGAAGCTGCGTATATGAAAAAGGTGTACTGGAAGAAGAACAGGCAGAAATACAGGCGGGAAAGCTGACAGAAAAGCAAGTAGAAAAGGTTTTTTCTGTGGGAGATTTCCCGGAGCATTTTTATCATTCGGTCCACTGCCGGTCGGCTGTAAAAGAGGATTTTCAGATCAAAGTGGAAAATCGGTCGGCTGTTTTTGCAGAGGTAAATGTGATAAAAATATCGGATTTTGGCACTGCCACAACACCTGTTACACGGAGATTATCTGTTAAAAACGGATATATCTGCTGGAAGGAAGCAGGACTGTCCCTGGCAGTAGTGTATGAGCGTCATGGAAAAAATGGAAATATAGCCAAAGCGCTGGTAGAAGGCACCTTAAAAACGCCGGGAGCAGCAGCAACTACCTGGTCTCATGACAGCCACAATCTTCTTGTTGTGGGAAATAGCGAGGAAGATATGGAACTTGCCCAGAAAAAGGTGAGAGAGCTTCAGGGAGGATATGTGGTGTATGCTGGTGGAAAGCTGGCGGCGCAGACAGCTCTTCCTATAGGGGGCATTTTATCGGATCAGCCGATGTCTGTTCTGGGAGAACAGCTGGGGCAGGTGCGAAAGGCTATGGAAGATCTGGGCTATGACAATAATAATGTGATCATGTCCATGTCTACATTGTGCCTTCCGGTATCGCCAAGACTGAAGCTGACGGATTTCGGATTGTTAGAGGTAAAGACCCAGGAGAAAGTGCCTTTAATCCAGAATTATTTTGATAAAAATGGAATGAGGATCTGAAAGTGAAAACGATCATTCAAAATGGAATTGTAGTGACCATGGATCAGCAGATGCATGTGTGGGATCATGGTTATGTGATAATAGACGGAACAAAAATTGTGGAAGTAGGACCTGAAAGTGGGCTGATGGATAGAAAGGCAGTTTTGTCCCGGGCAGGAGAAATCTGGCAGGAAAAGGATGCCCGAAGAGGGATCATCATGCCGGGAATGATCAATACCCACAGTCATCTGGGGATGATTCCTTTCAGAGGCTTGGGGGATGACTGTAAGGATCGTTTGCGGGTATTTCTGCTTCCTATGGAATCTCAGGCAATGGACGGGGAGCTGGCAGCGGCATCTGCCAGATATGGCATTTGTGAACTGCTGCTTTCCGGTGTGACTACGGTTCTGGATATGTATTATTTTGAGGAAAAAGTAGCCCATGTCATGGATCAGATGGGTATCCGGGGAATTGCAGGGGAGACAGTTATGGAAGATGCCACATGTGATTCATCTTGTGCAGAGGAAGCTCTGGAACAGGGGGTGGATCTAATACGGACTTACAGAAACCATCCAAGAGTGAAAGGTGCACTGACCCCACATGGAACTACTACCTGCAGTGGAGAACATATGAAAATGGCGTTGGAAGAGGATATAAAGGGAAATACGGTTTTTACCCTCCATACTGCGGAAATGGATTATGAAATAACGTATCTGGCAGAAAAATACCAGATGAGCCCTGTGGAGTACCTTAATTCCCTGGGGCTTTTAGGAGCACATACGCTGACAGCCCATAGTATCCGCCTGACAGAGACAGATTGCAGGCTGCTGGCGGAAACGAAAACCAATGTAGCCCACTGTATTGGTTCCAACACTAAGGCAGCAAAAGGAGTGGCACCGGTAGCGCAGCTTCGCAGTCTGGGAGTGAATGTAGGTCTTGGTACGGATGGACCTGCCAGCGGAAATACGCTGGATCTGTTTACCCAGATGCGTATGTGTGAAAATTTCCACAAAAACACCTTAAAGGACAGAAGCGCTTTTCCTGCAAAAGAGATTGTAAAAATGGCAACCATTGAAGGCGCAAAAGCTTTAGGACTGGGAGATGTGACCGGTTCTTTAGAACTTGGAAAAGAGGCGGATCTGGTGATCATCGAAACAGATTCTTCTAATATGTTTCCTGTATATGATCCTTATTCAGCTTTGGTCTACAGTGCCTTTGCGTCTAATGTACGGGATGTATATATATCCGGAAAGTGCCTGGTAGAAGAAAAAAGGCTGGTAAAAGAAAATCTGGCAGATATCCGGATGGCTCTGAGAGAGAACATGGAACGGACAAAATTTAAAGAAATGAAGGCTCTGACCTGATGGTTGGGGCCTTTTTTGCCTCAAATAGGAAAAGCCACCAGAGCAGGTGGCTTTTTCTGTATGTACATACAGGTTTTATTTACTTAATACAGACACAAATTCCACTTTCTTATCAATAGCTTCCCCGATCAGTCCAATGGTTTTTCCCATGGTAAAAGCTGCGGCTACAGTACCAATGCCAAGGCCGGAAATATGTCCCAGGCAGAGGAAAGTCATACAGGCGGTAAGAAAAAGGCAGGTTACGTCAAAGGTGATCTTGACTTTTGGGTAAGGGCGTTTGATGATCCCGGAGAGGTCTCTTGGAAACAGGTCAGTTGGGATGACCGGGAGTTTGCAGCGGTTAGAAAGGGCGATACCGAAGCAGAGGATCAGATAACTTGCTGCAAAATAAAATATCCGGAGGGGAATGGTAAGAGGCAGAGTGTTGATCCAGACTTCATGGATATCTACCATTTTTCCAAAAGCAAACCCTGCTACAAAGCTGAACAAATAGCTGGGAACAAATCTCTTTTTTAAGAGCATCAGGCTTAAAACCAGAAGCCCCTGGAAAATATAGGTCCAGGTTCCAAGGGTCAAAGCCGGAAATACAAGGGAAAAGGCATAGGGGACGCTGGAAATAGCGGAAATGCCGGAGCCGGAGCGCAGCATTAAAACAACGCCCATGCTGTTGATCAGGATAACGATCAGCAGGGCAAGTTCTCCGCGAAGAGTGACTTTTTTCTGATTCATAACAATTCTCTCTTTTCTTTTGTAGATTCATTAATAAAAATTCTTAAAAATGGGAGATATTGCGAAAAAATCCGCAACATCCCCGATTATACTCTTACTTTATAAGATTTTCAAGACAGAGCATTTTTACATTTTTCAGGAAAAGATTGATAAAAAATACACAAGCATAAACGAAGAAAGAACGAACTGAAAGAATTTCGTCAGAAATGTGTAAGTTGGAAAATAGGATAGCCTGTGTTATACTGTGTTTGAGGATAAACGAGAGGAAGAGATTTTATGGATAGAAAATTTTTCAGACATATAGGAGGTATGATGCTTCTGGTCTGTAGTCTGGCAGTGATAAGTCCTGTGACTGCATTTGCCGGCTGGCAGAAAGAAGGCGATACCTATGCCTATTATGAAGATGATGGTACCAGAGTGGTAAATGCCTTCCGCAAATCTGGAAACCAGTGGTTCTATCTGGATGAGGATGGACATTTATTAAAGAACTGCGAGCGGGAGATCGATGGTAAGGTATATGTTTTTAATGAGAGAGGTGCTGTTGTTCCATCTGCTGCAAAAAAGTCAGGTGGGAGCAAAGAAAGCGCAGATTCTGATTTTTCCGCCATCAGCAGCAGACAGCAGTATCTGAATAAGACAGCTAATCCTTATATGAACAATAAGACAATCCAGTGGATCAATGCCACCTGTGCTATCCTTACAAGGCATAATGCAGGAAATATCCGCGCATTTGGAGGCAGCCTGAAATTGGATGGAAAAGAGGAAAACGGAGCAGAACTGGATAAAACCACCAGAGAGCAGACAAGAAAGATGTTAAAGCAGAGCTGGGGGGTTACAGACAGGGCATCAGCAGATGAAGCATTGGAAGAACTTCTTGATTCTGCAAAAGACAGTGGTTCTGCCTGGGATTACAGCCGTGTGGAGTCTAATCTGGGATTTTATTATCTGGCAGATTATTATACAGAAAAAGAAGCACTGGATAAGGCACTGGAAGTGGCAAAGGAGATCCAGGAATGCTTTGGTTCATGGGATGATTTTGTAGATAGTTATTTGGAAGGATATGAGGATGCTACAGGTGACAGCTCCGGTGAAAGAGCAGAACTGTATGAAAACCTTAAGGCCAGCCAGTGGAATCCATACTCTGTAAGCTGGAATACAAAATTAAAGAAGAATTGGTAGGTACTATTTATGAAATGGGGAATTTTAGCAACAGGAACGATAGCAAGAAAATTTGCAGACACAGTAAACCATATGGATCCGGAAGCTGAAAAGCTGATAGCCTGTGCATCCCGTAATCTGGAGCATGGAAAAGCTTTTGCAGAAAAATACGGGATTCCAAAGGTTTATGGCAGTTACGGGGAAATGATGACAGATAGTGAAGTAGAAGCAGTTTATATCGCTACTCCTAATAATCTTCACTATGAAAACTGCCGTATGTGTCTGGAAGCAGGAAAACATGTTCTTTGCGAAAAGCCATTTACCCTTAGTACAGAGCAGGCGCAGGAACTGTTTGATCTGGCAGAAGAAAAGGGCCTGTTTATTATGGAAGCTTTCTGGATCCGTTTTCTACCTGCCTACGATAAGCTTCGTGCCATGCTTCGGGATGGTGTGATCGGAGAGGTAAACCGGATCACTTCCCAGTTTGGTTTTGTGGCAGAAGGCGCCAGGAGAGAGCGGAAATTTAAGTCAGAACTGGGCGGAGGTGCCTTGTTGGATATTGGCATCTATAATCTGGGATTTTTCCATATGATCACAGAAACAGCACCGGAAGGTTTTCAGTCAGAAGTCCATATGACAGAATATGGAACGGATGATTACAGCGAAATAGAACTGGAATATCCAGGCGGCTGCAGCGGTCATTGCATCCAGGCTATTGGAAAGCAGCTGGATCGTAATGCCCGTATCGAAGGCAGCGAAGGCGTTATTACAATAGCAGATTTCCAGTTTTTACAGGAATTTACAGTACAGTTAAAAGATGGCACTTCTTATATTGTAAAAGAGCCATTTAAGATCAATGGTTTTGAATATGAGATCGCAGAGACCAGCCGCTGTGTCAGCCGGGGCATGTGTACCAGTGACCGGTATACAAAAGAGGATTGCCTGGCAGTTTTACGATTGATGGATGATATCAGGGATTCCTGGGATATGATTTTTGAAGCGGAAATGGAAAAATAAAAAGAATTGCATATAAAATAAAAAACTCACAGAAACAAAAAGAGAAAGAAAATGGCGATGGTCATTTTCTTTCTCTTTTAAATTTTTATCCGTATTTCTATTTGGCAGCAGCTTTTTTATCAGCTGTGGCAGTATCATCTGTTTCTTCATCATCATCTGTCTTGACAAAATCAGCAATATGGAACAGCTGGGTATCACCAGGAGTGGAAACATTTACCCCTTTTTCTTCCAGTTTCAGGTCTTTTACGTACATGTTCTTTGTACCTGACGGAAGTTTTGCCAGGTCGATCTCAACAGGATCCAGAAGATGAGCCGGGTCTGCTTTATAATGAATTTCAGAAAGTTCCGGTTCAAAGACACCCTGAACGATCTCTTCGTTGAGAAAATGCACCGGAACAGTAGCGGATACTACTTCACCGGCAACTAGTGCCTGAAAGTCCAGAGCCAATACCTTTTTAAGCATTGGGTCATAATCAATATTTTTAACCATGGCGTTTACAGTCTCGCCTTCAATGTCCAGAGCAGCCTGTGCCCCTTCTTTTGCGTCCTTCATAAAACGCAATGCTTCTTTTTCTTCAAATTTTAACGCGATATTTTCTTTCATTTCCTTACCATATAAAACACCGGTAACAAAACCTTCACGTCTTAATTTTTTTGCCTTTACCTGGGGATCTCTTTTTTCTGCTTTTAACGTTATCATAACGATTGCCTCCTATCTGTGTAGCTGTGTAGATTCGAGAGCTTTTATGAAGAAGTTCTTTTTTGCACTGACTGTATTATAGCACTTTTAGAGAAAATGGAATGACGAAAAAGTGACAAAAATTTGTGACTTAGAAAAATAAAATTGTGAATATTTAATCTGCAAATTTAAAGATACTAAAGGGATATGCAACCTTAATGAATTTTAAAAACTTTACTGTTTTGAAGTAAACGGAATTGAATGAAAATCGCGTAAAAAGCAAGGTTTTATGCGGTTTTCTTCAATATCCAGTCTTTAGAACTCTTTAGAAAAAAGAAGTATTCTTTGGGTCTATTGGTCACAATAAAGTCACAAAACATTCTTTATCAATTTTTTCAATTTCTATTTTCAAATCTTTTAAATCACGGTGGCCGTAAACACGGTTTGTTACATCAGTACTAAAAGAATGTCCAAGCATGCGCTTTCGGTCATTCTCATTTATATGGCTATCTTCACAAAGTTTGGAAAAAGTGTGTCTGCAATCGTGAGGAGTATGTTTTTCTATTCCAAGCTGCGCTAAAACCTGATACATGTTCTGCCTGAAAGCTGGGGCAGATTGTGATAGAAGGGTGCCATATAATTTGTACCGGTGCTGTACCAGTGGATAGATCGCAGAATGAATGGGGACGATTCTATTTTTTCCAGCCTTTGTTTTTATTCCACCTTCAAAA includes these proteins:
- a CDS encoding DUF6198 family protein; translation: MNQKKVTLRGELALLIVILINSMGVVLMLRSGSGISAISSVPYAFSLVFPALTLGTWTYIFQGLLVLSLMLLKKRFVPSYLFSFVAGFAFGKMVDIHEVWINTLPLTIPLRIFYFAASYLILCFGIALSNRCKLPVIPTDLFPRDLSGIIKRPYPKVKITFDVTCLFLTACMTFLCLGHISGLGIGTVAAAFTMGKTIGLIGEAIDKKVEFVSVLSK
- a CDS encoding amidohydrolase translates to MKTIIQNGIVVTMDQQMHVWDHGYVIIDGTKIVEVGPESGLMDRKAVLSRAGEIWQEKDARRGIIMPGMINTHSHLGMIPFRGLGDDCKDRLRVFLLPMESQAMDGELAAASARYGICELLLSGVTTVLDMYYFEEKVAHVMDQMGIRGIAGETVMEDATCDSSCAEEALEQGVDLIRTYRNHPRVKGALTPHGTTTCSGEHMKMALEEDIKGNTVFTLHTAEMDYEITYLAEKYQMSPVEYLNSLGLLGAHTLTAHSIRLTETDCRLLAETKTNVAHCIGSNTKAAKGVAPVAQLRSLGVNVGLGTDGPASGNTLDLFTQMRMCENFHKNTLKDRSAFPAKEIVKMATIEGAKALGLGDVTGSLELGKEADLVIIETDSSNMFPVYDPYSALVYSAFASNVRDVYISGKCLVEEKRLVKENLADIRMALRENMERTKFKEMKALT
- a CDS encoding amidohydrolase family protein, translated to MTADLIIKNANVFMTYRQCFEKRDVAVAGEKFYCVSPAIVYPGVKTIDAKGKYMIPGLIDIHMHIESSMTTPVEFSRVTLPYGVTTVVADAHEIANVFGVEGIKSFMSQKTEQDIFWAIPSSVPATNEMLETPGAFLYPEDAAKIASAPGVLCLGEIMNFKDLCAEGYSKTREMIRLCRQAAPLMRIEGHCPGLSGEDLNRFIYEGVDADHTQQTTQTVLEKADLGMFLELQLKSLRPEVVKVVCDKVLYENVALVTDDTMADKLAESQLNGIVKNAVEAGMPVEKAIYCATWTPARRMHLDDRGMIAPGKIADFALLESLEEMQPVMVFKSGSCVYEKGVLEEEQAEIQAGKLTEKQVEKVFSVGDFPEHFYHSVHCRSAVKEDFQIKVENRSAVFAEVNVIKISDFGTATTPVTRRLSVKNGYICWKEAGLSLAVVYERHGKNGNIAKALVEGTLKTPGAAATTWSHDSHNLLVVGNSEEDMELAQKKVRELQGGYVVYAGGKLAAQTALPIGGILSDQPMSVLGEQLGQVRKAMEDLGYDNNNVIMSMSTLCLPVSPRLKLTDFGLLEVKTQEKVPLIQNYFDKNGMRI
- a CDS encoding 50S ribosomal protein L25; this translates as MITLKAEKRDPQVKAKKLRREGFVTGVLYGKEMKENIALKFEEKEALRFMKDAKEGAQAALDIEGETVNAMVKNIDYDPMLKKVLALDFQALVAGEVVSATVPVHFLNEEIVQGVFEPELSEIHYKADPAHLLDPVEIDLAKLPSGTKNMYVKDLKLEEKGVNVSTPGDTQLFHIADFVKTDDDEETDDTATADKKAAAK
- a CDS encoding DUF1266 domain-containing protein; protein product: MDRKFFRHIGGMMLLVCSLAVISPVTAFAGWQKEGDTYAYYEDDGTRVVNAFRKSGNQWFYLDEDGHLLKNCEREIDGKVYVFNERGAVVPSAAKKSGGSKESADSDFSAISSRQQYLNKTANPYMNNKTIQWINATCAILTRHNAGNIRAFGGSLKLDGKEENGAELDKTTREQTRKMLKQSWGVTDRASADEALEELLDSAKDSGSAWDYSRVESNLGFYYLADYYTEKEALDKALEVAKEIQECFGSWDDFVDSYLEGYEDATGDSSGERAELYENLKASQWNPYSVSWNTKLKKNW
- a CDS encoding Gfo/Idh/MocA family oxidoreductase, translated to MKWGILATGTIARKFADTVNHMDPEAEKLIACASRNLEHGKAFAEKYGIPKVYGSYGEMMTDSEVEAVYIATPNNLHYENCRMCLEAGKHVLCEKPFTLSTEQAQELFDLAEEKGLFIMEAFWIRFLPAYDKLRAMLRDGVIGEVNRITSQFGFVAEGARRERKFKSELGGGALLDIGIYNLGFFHMITETAPEGFQSEVHMTEYGTDDYSEIELEYPGGCSGHCIQAIGKQLDRNARIEGSEGVITIADFQFLQEFTVQLKDGTSYIVKEPFKINGFEYEIAETSRCVSRGMCTSDRYTKEDCLAVLRLMDDIRDSWDMIFEAEMEK